A single Drechmeria coniospora strain ARSEF 6962 chromosome 03, whole genome shotgun sequence DNA region contains:
- a CDS encoding putative histidine kinase HHK6p produces the protein MGVSLDMTSPEKPPGNSQTRGSDDELASLATSSSRHDGNASPVIKGRFLREPFASARSPSQNSFRLTMPLISPGQLAFSALRYLPMPTVVLNSLKTVVLANEAMGRMLGIIADDSDQDATATVEHLRGQTLSQVGIDMLQDGRPVWISWEAFLDSLIQDIAVRPPSHGEWKGRECGSDDGDATPTKAPLTADGSTGPSGRTRQDVVVDVVISRKDIGKTTFDSRYKSKESEYQAFARMIITIWEVEDRQTFFTLTFTNTESSPPPPPANARKYVARPNTLEAVDRRSIPHSNPSSGPSSRESSSPCYHSPSVVTVSSSPFPPMGPPAVASHSSAPSLLQKMILMKDAILDNTRMPILVVWKDGSVTFPNKAAKLLLSVDADLDSLTDGFELIKHWHLWTEDFSRQLDVSEYPISILLRTERPFASIRVGMYDRDGNKVVFDALGEAIRDNTTGQFLAGVITGRDVTTITEEITLIKERDDERFKLICDTMPQLVWTATPEGVHDFFNTRWYTFTGLTPEECLGENWKIPFHPDDEPEAFARWRHSLKTGHQYQMEYRCRGNDGEWRWFLGRALAVRNKDTGKIEKWFGTCTDIHESMQTKLNARRTRQQLLSVIAHSHVTIFTVDPGLRVTMLEGALIWNKTYEENHDGSRWYIGENMYKVFNRLTDQLQEGERPEFLRPIEDILHAKSTEDVKEHAIDDRFYRTRFLPMYGKKAKDGKLTSESCIEGVTGVIMDVTELKEREEAIREQSREKRRAMANEAAAKEANRLKSQFLANMSHEIRTPITGVLGMAELLSDMDLDDEQRDYVDNIQSSATSLLTVINDILDFSKVESGRLDFEEVQFSLSLIVKEVGRMLRFAVERKNLDFRSDIGSDIANDMVVIGDPGRLRQIITNLLTNSIKFTNQGYVRFSVVKEKETTDSVEIRFTIEDSGIGIQEDVRRRLFQPFSQGDASTARRFGGTGLGLTICKNLLDLMRGRITLESTVGTGTTATFWVPFNKPQGPRDPSLVQVMAMSDRLQSLSCNSSEYDQIAGVQKGTDGAAASAALTRRRHHRRASPCVERELPQSERAGIYILVVEDNPVNQMIAIKTILKLGFRVTAVWNGKEALDYLMGVSRGQNVKPDIILMDVQMPIVDGYKCTHLLRYHLPYKTILQDVPIVAMTASAIYGDREKCTRAGMDDYLAKPVKMSILERMLIRWSLSRRRAPCSYDAVASDCSEMSEHCDNADIPHIGLEDEILSGSDRRGEKYSSPLNLDVSQPPSTSGRREPSPLGTLVMTELAPQIRRQEGEEELTSLLQESKLIDAAGGPPNLRSNALHEPSHGEALTEENMTKLESETSNLDNKIA, from the exons ATGGGCGTGAGTCTCGACATGACCTCTCCCGAGAAGCCCCCAGGAAACAGTCAGACACGGGGTTCGGATGACGAGCTGGCGAGCCTAGCAacctcgtcgagccgtcACGATGGAAACGCGAGCCCCGTCATCAAGGGTCGCTTCCTTCGGGAGCCGTTCGCCtcggctcgctcgccgtcccAGAATTCCTTTCGGCTCACCATGCCCCTCATCTCTCCCGGCCAGCTTGCCTTCTCCGCCCTGCGGTACCTGCCCATGCCGACCGTCGTCCTGAACAGCCTCAAgaccgtcgtcctcgccaacgAGGCCATGGGCAGAATGCTGggcatcatcgccgacgactcCGACCAGGATGCGACTGCCACCGTCGAACACCTCCGCGGACAGACTCTGTCGcaggtcggcatcgacatgcTGCAGGACGGCCGCCCCGTCTGGATATCGTGGGAGGCCTTCCTCGACTCTCTCATCCAAGACATCGCCGTTCGGCCACCGTCCCACGGGGAGTGGAAGGGGCGAGAATgcggctccgacgacggcgatgccacCCCAACCAAGGCACCCTtgaccgccgacggctcgacgGGCCCATCCGGCCGGACCCGgcaggacgtcgtcgtcgatgtcgtcaTCAGCCGCAAGGATATCGGCAAGACCACCTTCGACAGCCGGTACAAGTCCAAGGAGTCCGAGTACCAGGCCTTTGCTAGGATGATCATCACCATCTGGGAGGTCGAGGATCGCCAGACATTCTTCACCCTGACCTTTACAAACACCGAgtcctcgccaccgccgccgcccgccaaCGCCCGGAAGTATGTTGCGAGGCCAAAcaccctcgaggccgtcgaccggCGATCCATCCCGCACTCGAACCCTTCCTCGGGCCCCTCGAGCCGGGAATCCAGCTCGCCTTGCTATCACAGCCCgagcgtcgtcaccgtctcgTCGAGCCCTTTCCCCCCGATGGGCCCCCCGGCCGTCGCGTCCCACTCGAGCGCGCCCTCCCTCCTGCAGAAGATGATCTTGATGAAGGATGCCATCCTGGACAACACGCGGATGCCCATCCTGGTTGTTTGGAAGGATGGCAGCGTCACCTTTCCCAACAAGGCCGCGAAGCTACTGCTGTCGGTCGACGCAGACCTGGACAGCCTTACCGACGGCTTCGAGCTCATCAAGCATTGGCACCTGTGGACCGAAGATTTCTCCCGCCAGTTGGATGTAAGCGAGTACCCCATCTCGATTCTCCTCAGGACCGAGCGTCCCTTCGCCAGCATCCGCGTCGGTATGTACGACCGGGACGGCAACAAGGTTGTtttcgacgccctcggcgaggcaATCCGCGACAACACGACCGGCCAGTTtctcgccggcgtcatcaCCGGACGCGACGTCACCACGATAACGGAGGAGATAACCCTGATCAAGGAGCGCGATGACGAACGTTTCAAGCTTATCTGCGATACGATGCCCCAGTTGGTATGGACGGCCACGCCCGAGGGAGTCCACGATTTCTTTAACACGCGATGGTATACGTTCACTGGCCTGACGCCCGAAGAGTGCCTTGGTGAGAACTGGAAGATACCATTCCAcccggacgacgagcccgagGCGTTTGCGCGGTGGCGGCACTCGCTGAAAACGGGCCATCAGTATCAGATGGAGTACCGCTGTCgtggcaacgacggcgagtgGAGATGGTTCCTCGGACGCGCCCTTGCCGTCCGCAACAAGGACACTGGGAAGATTGAAAAGTGGTTTG GAACATGTACCGACATCCACGAGAGCATGCAGACCAAGCTGAATGCCAGGCGGACCCGGCAGCAGCTTCTGAGTGTCATTGCTCACTCGCACGTCACTATCTTCACCGTCGACCCCGGCCTCCGGGTGACCATGCTCGAAGGCGCGTTGATATGGAACAAGACCTACGAAGAGAAtcacgacggcagccgatGGTACATCGGCGAAAATATGTACAAGGTCTTCAACCGCCTTACCGACCAGCTGCAGGAGGGCGAGCGGCCAGAGTTCCTGCGTCCCATCGAGGATATCCTCCACGCCAAGTCCACCGAGGATGTCAAGGAGCATGCCATCG ACGATCGATTCTACCGGACCCGCTTTCTGCCCATGTATggcaagaaggccaaggacggAAAGTTGACGAGCGAGAGCTGTATAGAAGGCGTAACCGGCGTTATCATGGATGTGACCGAGCTGAAGGAGAGAGAGGAAGCGATCCGGGAGCAATCAAGGGAGAAGCGTCGAGCGATGGCGAACGAGGCTGCCGCGAAGGAAGCCAATAGACTCAAAAGTCAGTTCTTGGCCAATATGTCCCACGAGATCCGGACGCCAATCACCGGTGTCCTGGGCATGGCCGAGCTCCTGAGCGACATGGATCTGGACGATGAGCAACGCGACTACGTCGATAACATCCAGAGCTCCGCGACGTCCTTGTTGACCGTCATCAACGACATCCTGGATTTTTCCAAGGTCGAGTCTGGCCGTCTGGATTTTGAAGAAGTTCAgttctcgctctcgctcatCGTTAAGGAGGTAGGACGGATGCTGcgcttcgccgtcgaacGAAAGAACCTCGACTTTCGATCAGACATAGGCAGCGATATTGCGAACGACATGGTTGTCATCGGCGACCCTGGTCGCCTTCGCCAGATCATAACGAATCTCTTGACCAACAGCATCAAGTTCACCAACCAGGGCTACGTAAGGTTTTCGGTAgtcaaggagaaggagacgacCGACTCCGTCGAGATCAGATTCACAATTGAAGACTCCGGAATCGGCATCCAGGAAGACGTACGCAGGAGGCTTTTCCAGCCGTTCAGCCAGGGAGACGCATCGACCGCACGTCGGTTCGGCGGAACTGGCCTTGGCTTGACCATCTGCAAGAACTTGCTGGATTTAATGCGCGGCCGCATCACGCTGGAATCGACGGTCGGAACGGGAACGACAGCAACGTTCTGGGTTCCGTTCAACAAGCCACAGGGGCCGCGAGACCCGAGCCTCGTGCAGGTAATGGCCATGTCCGACCGGCTACAGAGCTTGTCGTGTAACAGCTCGGAGTACGACCAGATCGCTGGTGTGCAGAAGGGGACGGACGGCGCGGCAGCCTCTGCGGCACTCACACGCAGGCGCCATCACCGACGGGCGTCGCCGTGTGTCGAAAGGGAGCTGCCTCAGTCGGAGCGAGCAGGGATATatatcctcgtcgtcgaggacaa CCCTGTTAATCAGATGATTGCCATAAAGACGATCTTGAAACTTGGCTTTCGGGTCACAGCCGTTTGGAACGGAAAGGAGGCGTTGGACTACTTGATGGGCGTCTCCCGAGGACAAAACGTCAAACCAGACATCATTCTTATGGATGTCCAGATGCCCATCGTTGACGGCTACAAGTGCACACACCTGCTGCGTTACCATCTTCCCTACAAGACCATTCTGCAAGATGTTCCGATtgtggcgatgacggcgtcggccattTACGGGGACCGGGAGAAGTGCACGCGGGCCGGCATGGATGACTATCTTGCCAAGCCCGTGAAGATGTCCATCCTCGAGAGGATGCTCATACGATGGAGCCTGTCGCGGAGGCGAGCGCCGTGCTCttacgatgccgtcgcctcggacTGCTCGGAGATGAGCGAGCACTGCGACAACGCCGACATACCGCACATCGgactcgaggacgagattTTGTCTGGGTCGGACAGACGTGGCGAAAAATACAGCAGCCCCCTGAACCTAGATGTTTCCcagccgccctcgacgtctgGGCGGCGCGAGCCGTCGCCCCTTGGCACCCTCGTTATGACCGAGCTCGCTCCTCAGATACGACGgcaagagggcgaggaggagctgacAAGCCTACTTCAAGAGAGCAAGTTGATCGACGCGGCTGGTGGGCCGCCGAACCTGAGAAGCAATGCGCTCCATGAGCCTAGCCACGGAGAAGCCCTGACAGAGGAGAATATGACTAAGCTGGAAAGCGAGACGAGCAACCTCGACAACAAAATTGCCTGA